A window of bacterium genomic DNA:
CTTCTCCAGATAGGCGTAGGCCTCGAGCTTGCCCACCTCCATGGCCGAGTCCAAATCTCCGTGACCGGTCAGGAAGATGACGCGGATCTCGGGCCGGTATTGCCGTATGTCGCGCAGGACCTGCTCGCCGCTGGGCCCGGGCATCTTGCGGTCCAGGATCACGACATCGATCTCGGGATCGCCGCGCACGGCCTGGACCGCCGCGATGCCGTCGCCGACGGCCTCGTTGGTGAAACCGCGCATATTGAGGCGCTGGGACAGGGTCTCGCGAAAACGCGTCTCGTCGTCCACGATGAGGAGTTTCGACATCCGCTCAGCCTCCGGAGTTCGGGGACCGTTCACGACGGGCGCCGTCGTATGCCTGCGCGCCACGATTCGCCCGTCAGCCGCATTCCCGCGAGGTCACGAACTGCGAGATCTCCCTGAACAGGTCGGACAGACGCAGGACGCCGACCACCCTGCCGTCGCGGGTCACCGGGAGCGACTGGGTCTGCCACATGACGAACAGGTGGATCGCCTCGGTCAGTGAGCGGTTCTCGTCGATGCTGGACTCCACCGGACGCATCACCTGCCCCACCTTGACGGTATGAGCCCTCCGGCAGACATCGTCTATGTTGTCCTGCCAGAACCGGTAGTTCTCCATGACCGAGTTGACGAACACCTCGTTCAACCCCGCCTGGGACAGTCGTTCCACGTCGCCCAGCACGGCATACTTGGGCTCGAGCGCCTTCAGGAAACCGTGCATTCCCAGCTTGCCGACGA
This region includes:
- a CDS encoding CBS domain-containing protein, with translation MDGKRVGDLMLPLDEYAVVSESASLRDALDALERAQTRLAPGRSHPRAVLVRGRDGNIVGKLGMHGFLKALEPKYAVLGDVERLSQAGLNEVFVNSVMENYRFWQDNIDDVCRRAHTVKVGQVMRPVESSIDENRSLTEAIHLFVMWQTQSLPVTRDGRVVGVLRLSDLFREISQFVTSRECG